From a single Cyprinus carpio isolate SPL01 chromosome A3, ASM1834038v1, whole genome shotgun sequence genomic region:
- the LOC109056091 gene encoding retinoic acid-induced protein 1: MQSFRERSGFHGNQHCYQQEPQELSRLESYRHHHSQSRQGYEPHSLAAVGMSAVGVGSKDCYGQQTYPIYTSTSGTPTKKTYRGAKTPNQHLQAGYSNHMGTGYTAQYMNEGHLQQKWDESPQMTQFEQDMVGRLESGVSGSSLYLEQNMLAISQSQCHLPSQSSAPTYTSSHQQGLPPNPAPSPLMYPQGHLHFPQHSQPPPSSSSSYMEKCNTMPHGYKGYGIPPNVQYGRQLSNHNSLKQSGYRPQNNYGYQQTPSRSGFEQGSLQGMSGTQENLQKFQHYNQPQQNYCITDISVRSPEQYYQTCSPSSSHSPARSVGRSPSYNSTPSPLMPNPDSFQYGQPPINPGTSSSTGLQDQNMLMPPHTHSSPNVNHQSQSYSGSMKERFSEKLLSNPSLWSLNALTSQVENISNNVQHLLLSEALMANKKTSKRNHPKKEEDYRGQLKGMEESSCPDNQHGPPPSDACTISRSMTAELQEGGYSSSTEDQMDRSYYYFGQGKGQAQTQTHSRLSLDTMSTCSLNSADDLSVRSGDSVRSLQSVASEDNLNCDPRVQRVLTGEEPNRSLRCIRDERSPISVTAPSPMKQESNSPPDIKSSESTLKENFEESAWTERMADEDETGQRKLSAEHECKGEVAEQKEKWLEDEKSPSLFHKINKAVLEEGYTYETEENIYQGLQNKSDSEKENSAEMECFSELNHKCNEGTEIKSENFKPEPQTNAEMLVKTSPSNSGTDLYLPEKEENLKSENSIETLTCTEGPVDTLEEQPPVLSHNSTEVRDEKESLTTSDEIINNIPRPKESFSEACSTFEEMRNMPQVDTETAESFAQDTQHRSNERRSAICDIAPQPYTAKIGFSALNEKTTPLAKARDHHIDRSDAKVLEPDSPQLPGKSILHSAPSWADTPPSPKKGDEDMELGISCPSAVTPSAKTEPIAPSAHTRMFGKKHARGRRRLMHSSAGIRRQLSVDGDSAPPSAQNPSMLSSKSTLILDQLENAHQDISSQTPKLVTESLPSRMCTRSYGSQSSPKVCPQERKKPGPKPGPKSGSKPGVKPGPKPGPKPGPKSNLKPGPKPNPKSISKPGPKPGPKPDVMPSVKPGLKTSLKCTGPTESAKPGPKHPLKPGPKPGPKSVSKLGSNPAALAREILVPKPSQTTTESKPIEVSVPKGPGRPRGITSKIKSIKQDENVPITKDHTKGTHCTHELILQDVTTALTLDTLVGVVDITKGETVGSTSESTLDSSCVKSLARDQKSMVLRSRKQTREKVTEVKEQENIKSAETPSAMFIHSQIQDVTVDQSCKTESSNLELPEQKDVSTDSLQQPNEDVVCIKRKSSLLSSESKKRKKGVKDSEVKTQEPPSDTVTGVCTAKGKRKRGQHLQAKSVRTTVTTDSPPTDDISDIPSVPHQCPTKTKYLPPRKGRGLKYEAMVQKITSPGSKKQPVNIQPDIVPEESTLKPLPQVSEQKETMDIPEVTHEAGESTISTQETQNTGIQTPRKKRRKWATVESSDAPDVALEAGSLVINTPRLAKQRAIKNNHEMHLKQRKRRRKGIEPPESIPIVEQQEPIQTDILPPPPHSFSLPETGEQTQYEEPPTELFLPLIKPNRGRRPSLKNKQEDLSSQTEYDKVKEKKKPGPKKKVMNVLKVVVKKPNIKTKCSNDLSPTVKVQNLHPAVGNGKCSFRPYVHIDSSLELASLCTIVNRPEEEQMLSQARKKSAAKLKNVVTVTKAVSNSSVMLQGPLVNKSLIDRCLTCCLCGKPANYGELGDLCGPYYPEDFIPRKMLSSTHRNDFMQNSNCANKTEVSCITEQMNSQSACEKDAYQEGASEGHRGHPRRGKRAVREQLRTRPTLRMRFKRLLLQRRLRGTSPTSGEEGNGTALQKLQMEAEVKEHWAHEACAVWTTGIILVGGKLFGLKEAVQKAAHAKCSKCQGEGASIYCSWKSCTQRYHYVCAKEMGSTFQEETFSIRCPKHKAM; encoded by the exons ATGCAGTCCTTCAGAGAGCGGagtggtttccatggcaaccagCACTGCTACCAGCAGGAACCCCAAGAATTATCACGCCTTGAGAGTTATAGACATCATCACAGCCAGTCCAGACAGGGCTATGAGCCACACTCTCTAGCTGCTGTAGGGATGTCAGCAGTGGGAGTGGGTTCTAAAGATTGTTATGGACAGCAGACCTATCCCATCTACACCAGCACCAGTGGTACTCCGACTAAAAAAACATATAGAGGAGCCAAAACTCCAAACCAGCATCTGCAGGCTGGCTACAGCAATCACATGGGCACTGGATACACAGCCCAGTACATGAATGAAGGTCACTTGCAGCAAAAATGGGATGAGTCACCTCAGATGACCCAATTTGAGCAGGACATGGTGGGACGGCTGGAGTCTGGGGTCAGTGGGTCATCCCTGTACCTAGAGCAGAACATGCTAGCTATCTCTCAAAGTCAGTGCCATCTACCTTCGCAGTCCTCTGCCCCAACCTATACAAGTTCCCATCAACAGGGCCTCCCACCCAATCCAGCACCATCTCCTTTAATGTATCCACAGGGTCACCTTCATTTCCCTCAGCACTCACAACCCCCGCCTTCATCGTCGTCATCTTATATGGAGAAATGTAATACAATGCCGCATGGCTACAAAGGCTATGGTATACCACCTAATGTCCAGTATGGAAGACAACTCAGCAATCACAACAGTCTAAAGCAGAGTGGATACAGACCTCAGAATAATTATGGTTATCAGCAAACTCCATCAAGATCAGGATTCGAACAGGGTTCCCTGCAAGGAATGTCTGGTACACAAGAGAACCTTCAGAAATTCCAGCACTACAATCAGCCCCAGCAAAACTACTGCATAACAGATATTTCTGTAAGGTCACCAGAACAATACTACCAGACCTGCAGTCCAAGTTCTAGTCATTCACCTGCAAGGTCTGTGGGAAGATCTCCCTCATACAATTCCACACCATCCCCCTTAATGCCAAACCCTGATTCATTCCAGTATGGCCAACCTCCCATCAACCCTGGGACTTCATCATCTACAGGTTTGCAAGACCAAAATATGCTGATGCCCCCTCATACTCATTCATCACCCAATGTGAACCACCAATCCCAGAGCTATTCTGGTTCCATGAAAGAGCGATTTTCGGAAAAGCTCTTGTCCAACCCCAGTTTGTGGAGCCTCAACGCCCTGACGTCTCAGGTTGAAAACATCTCCAACAATGTCCAACATCTGCTGCTGTCTGAGGCCCTTATGGCTAACAAAAAGACCAGCAAACGAAATCATCCAAAAAAGGAAGAAGATTATAGAGGTCAGTTAAAGGGTATGGAAGAGTCATCTTGTCCTGATAACCAACATGGTCCTCCTCCATCTGATGCGTGCACCATTTCCAGGTCCATGACAGCAGAACTGCAGGAGGGAGGATACTCTAGCAGCACTGAGGACCAGATGGACAGAAGCTACTACTATTTTGGGCAGGGAAAAGGTCAAGCACAAACCCAGACACACTCACGTCTCAGCCTTGACACAATGTCTACTTGCTCCTTAAACTCAGCTGATGATTTATCCGTTAGGTCAGGTGACTCAGTGCGAAGTCTCCAGAGTGTAGCATCTGAGGATAATCTCAATTGTGACCCAAGAGTTCAGAGAGTATTGACTGGAGAAGAGCCCAACAGATCTCTCCGTTGCATTAGAGATGAGAGGTCTCCTATCAGTGTAACAGCTCCAAGTCCTATGAAACAAGAGAGTAATTCACCACCAGATATAAAGAGTTCAGAGAGCACTCTAAAGGAGAACTTTGAAGAGTCAGCATGGACTGAGAGGATGGCTGATGAGGATGAAACTGGACAAAGAAAGCTGTCTGCAGAGCACGAGTGCAAAGGAGAGGTTGCAGAACAGAAAGAGAAGTGGCTGGAGGATGAGAAAAGTCCTTctctttttcataaaataaataaagccgtATTAGAGGAAGGTTACACATATGAAACAGAGGAAAATATCTACCAAGGACTGCAAAACAAATCTGATTCAGAAAAAGAAAACTCAGCAGAGATGGAATGTTTTTCTGAACTTAATCATAAATGTAATGAAGgcacagaaataaagtcagaaaatTTCAAACCAGAGCCACAGACCAATGCTGAAATGCTTGTGAAAACATCACCCAGCAATTCAGGCACTGATCTGTATTTGCCGGAGAAAGAAGAAAATTTAAAGAGTGAGAATTCCATAGAGACCCTCACATGCACTGAGGGACCAGTGGACACCCTTGAGGAGCAGCCGCCTGTCCTCTCCCATAATTCCACTGAGGTAAGAGATGAAAAGGAGAGTCTGACAACTTCAGATGAGATCATTAATAATATACCCAGACCAAAAGAGTCCTTTTCAGAAGCCTGTAGTACATTTGAGGAGATGCGAAACATGCCACAAGTCGACACAGAAACTGCAGAAAGCTTTGCCCAGGACACACAACACAGAAGCAACGAAAGGAGGTCAGCCATATGTGACATTGCACCTCAGCCTTACACTGCCAAGATTGGCTTCTCAGCTCTCAATGAGAAAACAACACCTTTGGCTAAGGCTAGAGATCATCACATCGATCGTAGTGATGCAAAGGTACTGGAGCCTGACTCTCCTCAGTTGCCGGGCAAGTCAATACTGCACTCTGCACCATCTTGGGCTGACACCCCACCCTCTCCCAAGAAAGGGGATGAGGATATGGAACTGGGCATAAGCTGTCCCAGTGCAGTGACTCCCTCAGCCAAAACAGAGCCTATAGCCCCATCTGCACATACAAGAATGTTTGGTAAGAAACATGCACGGGGCAGAAGAAGACTAATGCATTCAAGTGCGGGAATCAGAAGGCAGTTAAGTGTAGATGGAGATAGTGCTCCACCTTCTGCCCAAAATCCTAGTATGCTCTCCAGCAAAAGCACCCTTATTCTTGATCAGCTGGAAAATGCACACCAGGATATTAGCAGTCAAACACCAAAACTTGTGACAGAGAGTTTACCATCACGGATGTGCACTCGCTCCTATGGTTCACAAAGTAGCCCAAAAGTCTGCCCTCAAGAGAGAAAGAAACCAGGTCCAAAGCCTGGTCCAAAATCAGGTTCCAAACCAGGTGTGAAGCCAGGACCAAAACCAGGTCCAAAGCCTGGCCCAAAATCAAATCTAAAACCTGGTCCAAAGCCTAATCCAAAATCAATTTCAAAACCTGGTCCAAAACCAGGACCTAAACCTGATGTTATGCCCAGTGTAAAACCTGGcctaaaaacaagtttaaaatgcACAGGACCCACAGAAAGTGCAAAGCCTGGTCCAAAACATCCTTTAAAGCCAGGTCCTAAACCTGGTCCAAAATCCGTTTCTAAACTAGGCTCAAATCCTGCAGCTTTAGCAAGAGAAATACTTGTTCCAAAGCCAAGTCAAACCACCACAGAGTCAAAGCCAATTGAGGTGTCAGTACCTAAAGGTCCAGGCCGACCAAGAGGAATCACCTCTAAgatcaaatcaataaaacaagATGAAAATGTTCCGATTACAAAAGACCATACCAAGGGCACACACTGTACACATGAACTTATTTTGCAAGATGTGACCACAGCATTAACTTTGGACACACTTGTTGGTGTTGTGGACATCACTAAGGGTGAAACTGTGGGTTCCACTTCTGAATCTACTCTAGACAGCAGTTGTGTGAAGTCCTTAGCAAGAGATCAAAAGTCCATGGTGCTGAGATCACGGAAACAAACAAGAGAAAAGGTGACTGAAGTTAAAGAGCAAGAGAATATTAAATCAGCTGAGACACCTTCAGCAATGTTCATACACTCACAAATACAGGATGTTACTGTGGATCAGTCATGTAAGACCGAATCTTCAAATCTTGAATTACCTGAGCAGAAGGATGTTTCTACAGACTCACTTCAACAACCAAATGAAGATGTGGTTTGTATCAAAAGAAAATCCAGTTTACTGTCCTCAGAaagcaaaaagagaaagaaaggtgtGAAAGATAGTGAAGTGAAGACACAGGAGCCTCCATCAGATACAGTCACGGGAGTCTGTACTGCAAAGGGAAAGCGTAAGAGAGGACAACATTTGCAAGCAAAATCTGTAAGGACCACTGTGACCACTGATAGCCCTCCCACTGATGACATCAGTGACATACCTTCTGTACCTCATCAGTGTCCCACTAAAACCAAATATTTGCCTCCTCGGAAAGGCAGGGGACTTAAATATGAGGCAATGGTCCAGAAAATCACATCTCCGGGGTCCAAAAAGCAACCTGTAAATATCCAACCAGATATTGTACCAGAAGAATCAACATTAAAACCGTTGCCACAGGTATCAGAGCAGAAAGAGACAATGGACATCCCTGAGGTGACTCACGAGGCGGGCGAGAGTACAATAAGCACACAAGAGACCCAAAATACAGGTATTCAAACTCCAAGGAAAAAGAGGAGAAAGTGGGCCACTGTAGAGAGCAGCGATGCACCAGATGTAGCCCTGGAGGCTGGGAGCCTCGTTATCAACACACCAAGGCTAGCCAAACAGAGAGCCATTAAAAACAACCATGAGATGCATCTGAAGCAACGTAAGAGGAGAAGAAAAGGCATTGAACCACCAGAAAGCATCCCCATTGTGGAGCAACAGGAGCCTATCCAGACTGATATTTTGCCCCCACCTCCACACTCCTTCTCTTTACCAGAAACAGGTGAACAGACACAGTATGAGGAGCCACCAACAGAACTATTTTTACCACTAATAAAACCCAATCGAGGCAGGCGGCCATCTCTTAAAAACAAACAGGAGGACCTCTCAAGTCAAACAGAATATGACAAagtaaaggagaaaaaaaagcctggaccaaaaaaaaaggttatgaaTGTCCTCAAAGTTGTAGTGAAGAAACCTAACATAAAGACAAAATGCAGCAATGATCTCAGCCCAACAGTGAAAGTGCAAAACTTGCATCCAGCAGTGGGTAACGGAAAATGTTCTTTTAGACCATATGTACACATTGACAGTTCTTTGGAGCTAGCATCTCTTTGTACCATCGTCAACAGGCCTGAGGAAGAGCAGATGCTCAGCCAGGCAAGAAAAAAGAGTGCAGctaaactgaaaaatgtagtCACAGTTACCAAGGCAGTATCAAACTCCTCAGTAATGCTACAAGGGCCCTTAGTTAACAAAAGCCTAATTGACAGGTGTCTAACGTGCTGCCTATGTGGAAAGCCAGCAAATTACGGAGAGCTTGGGGACTTGTGCGGCCCCTATTATCCTGAGGACTTCATACCACGAAAAATGCTGTCATCAACACACAGGAATGATTTCATGCAAAACAGCAACTGTGCAAATAAGACAGAGGTCAGCTGCATCACAGAGCAAATGAACTCACAGAGTGCATGTGAGAAGGATGCCTATCAGGAAGGGGCAAGTGAAGGACACCGTGGGCATCCCAGGAGGGGGAAAAGGGCAGTTAGGGAACAGTTAAGAACCCGCCCCACTTTGCGGATGAGGTTCAAAAGGCTGCTGCTGCAGAGAAGACTTAGAGGAACTTCTCCCACTTCTGGTGAGGAGGGCAATGGAACGGCTCTGCAGAAATTGCAGATGGAGGCTGAGGTAAAAGAGCACTGGGCCCATGAAGCTTGTGCTGTCTGGACCACAGGCATAATCCTGGTAGGAGGCAAACTCTTTGGGCTGAAGGAGGCTGTTCAGAAAGCTGCACATGCA AAATGCTCCAAGTGCCAAGGTGAAGGAGCTTCCATCTACTGCAGCTGGAAGAGCTGTACTCAGAGGTACCATTATGTCTGCGCCAAAGAGATGG GCTCCACATTTCAAGAAGAGACCTTCTCTATTAGGTGTCCGAAACACAAG GCAATGTAA